The following coding sequences lie in one Silene latifolia isolate original U9 population chromosome 5, ASM4854445v1, whole genome shotgun sequence genomic window:
- the LOC141654789 gene encoding receptor-like protein EIX2: MREMHSLVLLLLITWLTIICCEAKSEIDNNNNNNKSKGIECTESERDALLEFKRGINVDRCGVLDSWGVSQDCCLWRGIQCHNLSGHVIALNLRTPQTPYDDGNQETCLDGTISVSILDLKHLKYLDLSYNRFQGQIPKFIGSLANLEYLNLSYAGFTGVIPREIGNLSRLTSLDLNYVHYYSDYNIRVESLWWLSQLTLLREVNLGGIDLSLTSNNWVSIVNNLPFLQVLRLDDCQLSLKLPLDSSLSYRSTNFSTTLGVISLRRNNLNDTSIFEWLYDLGRVKTNLFYLDLSDNQQLFKSDFQQTGLNILGNLCNLQTLELFNTGLNYSFSDIIQSLSICSYKSLMYLGLNSNQIWGSIPENISNLSYLKELYVENNELNGPISQALGKLSMLETLSLSFNPLKGVLTDAHLSNLSRLIILSLVFNTELVLNISANWVPPFQLDELYLRSCQVGPDFPIWLTTQKKLTIIDITNTSISDTIPVSFFTSLSPKLKALAMSRNMMYGILPNVSITFEASPLIDLSSNNFSGAIPLFLRNVSALRLNNNHFSKGLVPFLCPQTKMPLMYLHLANNAFSDKLPNCWGYFDKLLVLHLENNKLWGNLPISMGSLNQLNSLHLSSNNLSGELPESLLNCSSLIIP, encoded by the coding sequence ATGAGAGAAATGCACTCGCTTGTTCTTCTACTATTGATTACTTGGCTAACCATCATTTGTTGTGAAGCTAAATCAGAgatagataataataataataataataagagtaaGGGAATAGAATGTACGGAGAGCGAGAGAGATGCACTGCTTGAGTTCAAACGTGGCATTAATGTCGACCGTTGTGGAGTTCTTGATTCTTGGGGGGTCAGTCAAGATTGCTGCCTATGGCGAGGTATTCAGTGTCACAACCTCTCTGGTCATGTCATTGCCCTCAATCTTCGTACGCCCCAAACACCTTACGATGATGGCAACCAAGAGACCTGTCTAGACGGTACAATTAGTGTATCTATACTTGATTTGAAACATTTAAAATATTTAGACCTTAGTTATAACCGTTTTCAAGGACAAATACCCAAGTTTATAGGTTCACTTGCTAACTTAGAGTACCTTAATCTTTCCTATGCAGGGTTTACGGGAGTTATCCCTCGTGAGATTGGAAATCTTTCGAGATTAACATCCCTTGATCTTAATTATGTACATTATTATTCTGATTATAACATAAGGGTTGAAAGCTTGTGGTGGCTTTCGCAACTAACATTGCTAAGGGAGGTGAACTTGGGTGGTATTGATTTGAGTCTAACCAGCAACAATTGGGTCTCTATTGTTAACAATCTCCCTTTCTTACAAGTCCTTCGCTTGGATGATTGTCAACTATCTTTAAAGTTGCCTTTAGATTCCTCTCTTTCATATCGGAGTACTAATTTTTCGACAACCCTTGGTGTTATTAGCCTTAGAAGAAATAACTTGAATGATACATCAATATTTGAGTGGTTGTATGACTTGGGCCGAGTTAAGACCAACCTTTTTTACCTTGACCTCTCGGATAATCAACAACTGTTCAAAAGTGATTTCCAACAGACTGGTTTAAACATCCTTGGTAACTTATGTAAtttgcaaaccctagaattaTTTAACACCGGTCTCAACTACAGTTTCTCCGACATTATCCAATCCTTGTCTATATGCTCCTACAAGTCACTAATGTATCTAGGTTTAAACTCTAACCAAATATGGGGCTCCATTCCTGAAAACATTAGCAACCTTTCCTACTTGAAAGAACTATACGTTGAGAATAATGAGCTTAACGGTCCCATTAGTCAAGCGCTTGGAAAACTTTCTATGCTTGAGACACTGAGTCTTTCTTTCAATCCTTTGAAAGGAGTTCTCACCGATGCCCATCTATCAAATTTGTCCCGGTTGATTATTTTAAGCTTGGTTTTTAATACAGAGCTGGTGTTGAACATCAGTGCCAACTGGGTTCCCCCATTTCAGTTGGACGAACTGTATTTGAGATCGTGTCAAGTTGGCCCTGATTTTCCTATTTGGCTCACAActcaaaaaaaattaacaattatTGATATAACCAACACTAGTATTTCAGACACGATACCTGTTTCTTTTTTTACCTCGTTATCACCCAAATTAAAGGCATTAGCAATGTCTCGAAATATGATGTATGGGATACTTCCAAATGTATCAATCACATTTGAAGCTTCACCATTGATAGATTTAAGTTCAAACAATTTCAGTGGAGCAATACCACTCTTTCTGAGAAATGTTTCAGCATTACGACTCAACAACAATCACTTCTCTAAAGGCCTAGTTCCTTTCTTGTGCCCACAAACTAAAATGCCTCTAATGTATCTTCACCTCGCAAACAATGCATTTTCAGATAAACTTCCGAATTGCTGGGGTTACTTTGATAAATTATTAGTCTTACATCTTGAAAACAACAAGCTTTGGGGAAATTTGCCAATCTCCATGGGTTCCCTAAATCAACTCAATTCTCTACATTTGAGCAGCAACAATCTCTCAGGTGAACTTCCGGAGTCCCTACTAAATTGCTCTTCTTTGATTATTCCTTAG
- the LOC141654790 gene encoding receptor-like protein EIX2: MSPQFTSKLYDQSLFLLLLCVCLTYFGCHARIQCVESERDALLEFKRGIRVDHCGLLDSWGVTQDCCLWSGIQCHNYFGHVIAVDLPTQYYPASKEDACLEGTIGVSLLELKHLKYLNLSRNYFGGHLPKFIGSLSNLEHLDLSYVGFTGVVPHEIGNLSKLLSLNLHCAYHFHDYDMKVESLRWLSQLRLLRELDLGSIDLSLTTNNWLSIVNNLPHLHALLLDSCNLSLKLPSSLSYINSSTTISTISLVGNNLNDTSIFEWLSNLNGLETSLVYLDLSWNSQLFGSTLQLSNHTWNFPGNFCSLQALNLAGTGLKYNFSEIIQLLSACSHQSLMFLDLRGNQLWGSITDKIVNLSYLRELYVNLNQLNGTISEALGGLPKLEALNLGRNSLKGVLTSVHLSNLSNLSYLNLEDNTELEFNISANWVPPFQLQGLVLRSCKVGPDFPMWLITQKNLTTIDISNNSISSMIPNSFFNSLSPKLEQLLMSQNMMYGALPNASPTFDSRVLVDLSSNNFVGTIPPFLNYVKVLYLNNNHFSQGLVSFLCPQARSPLIFLDLSDNSFSEKLPDCWDYFDNLLVLQLQNNKIWGNLPISIGALNKLNFLHLSNNNLSGALPMSLLNCTSLISLDLAYNSLSGHIPSDFGNNFKNLSILTLPNNSLSGALPSSVCHLTRLQILDLSNNRISGTIPRCIYNVQGMVNINNILQYASFDLSYLNISMPYDLTDNPSIMWKRNEQNFGGGHDSVGLVKAIDLSRNLLEGHIPEEISSLIGLVSINLSRNHLSGVIPSSIGQLTSLESLDLSHNELSSEIPTSLAKISYLGVLDLSYNNLFGKIPDGTQLQSFDISAYMGNPGLCGAPLPKCDEDEGAITPKNIDKEQPSDNFMLGVYISVVLGFIFGFWGVCGTLVVKTSCRHAFFRFYDDIKDRIYVMVVVNIARVCRRT, from the coding sequence ATGAGTCCTCAATTTACCTCCAAATTATATGATCaatctctttttcttcttctatTGTGTGTTTGCTTGACCTACTTTGGTTGTCATGCTAGAATCCAATGTGTGGAGAGCGAGAGAGATGCACTGCTTGAGTTCAAACGTGGTATTCGTGTCGACCATTGTGGACTCCTTGATTCTTGGGGAGTTACTCAAGATTGCTGCCTTTGGAGCGGTATTCAGTGTCACAACTACTTTGGCCACGTGATCGCCGTCGATCTTCCTACACAATACTATCCCGCCAGTAAAGAGGATGCCTGCCTAGAAGGTACAATCGGTGTATCTCTACTTGAGTTGAAACATTTAAAATACTTAAACCTCAGTCGAAATTACTTTGGAGGACATCTACCCAAGTTTATAGGCTCACTTAGTAACTTAGAACACCTTGACCTTTCCTATGTTGGGTTTACTGGAGTCGTTCCTCATGAGATTGGAAATCTCTCTAAATTATTATCTCTTAATCTTCATTGTGCATATCATTTTCACGATTATGATATGAAGGTTGAAAGCTTGAGGTGGCTATCACAACTAAGGTTGCTGAGGGAGTTGGATTTGGGTAGTATTGATTTGAGTCTAACTACAAACAATTGGTTGTCTATTGTTAACAACCTCCCTCACTTACATGCCCTTCTCTTGGATTCATGTAACTTATCACTAAAGTTGCCTTCATCTCTTTCATATATTAATTCTTCCACAACCATTAGTACTATTAGCCTTGTAGGAAATAACTTGAATGATACATCAATATTTGAGTGGTTGTCGAATTTGAACGGACTTGAGACGAGTCTTGTTTACCTTGACCTCTCTTGGAATTCTCAACTGTTTGGAAGTACTTTACAACTGTCCAACCATACTTGGAATTTCCCTGGTAACTTTTGTAGTTTGCAAGCCCTAAATTTAGCGGGTACTGGTCTTAAGTACAACTTCTCAGAGATTATCCAACTTTTATCTGCATGTTCACACCAATCATTAATGTTTTTAGATTTACGTGGTAATCAATTGTGGGGTTCCATTACTGACAAAATTGTTAACCTTTCTTACTTGAGGGAATTATACGTTAATTTGAATCAGCTTAACGGCACCATTAGTGAAGCACTTGGGGGACTTCCTAAGCTTGAAGCGTTGAATCTTGGTAGGAATTCTTTGAAGGGAGTTTTAACGAGTGTACATTTATCAAATCTTTCCAATTTAAGTTATTTAAACTTGGAGGATAACACAGAACTGGAGTTTAACATTAGTGCCAATTGGGTTCCTCCATTTCAATTACAAGGACTCGTGTTGAGATCATGTAAGGTTGGCCCAGATTTTCCAATGTGGcttataactcaaaaaaacttAACTACTATTGATATATCCAATAATAGTATTTCAAGCATGATCCCTAATTCTTTTTTCAACTCGTTATCACCCAAATTAGAGCAATTATTAATGTCTCAAAACATGATGTATGGGGCACTTCCAAATGCATCACCCACATTTGATTCCAGGGTATTAGTAGACTTGAGCTCAAACAATTTCGTCGGCACAATACCACCGTTTTTGAATTATGTGAAGGTGTTATATCTCAACAACAACCACTTTTCTCAAGGTCTTGTTTCTTTTTTGTGTCCGCAAGCCAGATCGCCTTTGATTTTTCTTGACCTTTCAGACAACTCATTTTCAGAGAAGCTCCCTGATTGTTGggattactttgataatttattgGTCTTACAGCTTCAAAACAACAAGATTTGGGGAAATCTGCCTATCTCCATTGGTGCGCTAAATAAGCTCAATTTTCTGCATTTGAGCAACAACAATCTCTCGGGTGCACTCCCTATGTCCTTGCTAAACTGCACATCTTTGATTAGTCTAGATCTTGCCTATAATTCACTGTCTGGGCACATACCCTCTGATTTTGGAAATAATTTTAAAAATCTTAGCATTCTTACCCTACCAAATAATAGCCTTTCTGGAGCTTTACCTTCAAGCGTGTGTCATCTCACTCGACTTCAAATATTGGATCTTTCCAACAACCGCATTAGTGGAACCATCCCAAGATGCATATACAATGTCCAAGGCATGGTTAACATAAATAATATCTTACAATATGCCTCTTTTGATTTATCATATTTAAATATTTCCATGCCGTATGATCTCACTGATAACCCATCGATAATGTGGAAAAGAAACGAACAAAATTTTGGAGGAGGACATGATTCAGTTGGACTCGTAAAAGCCATAGATTTATCTAGAAATCTTCTGGAAGGACATATCCCAGAAGAAATTTCAAGCCTTATTGGTTTAGTATCCATAAATTTATCAAGAAATCATTTGAGTGGAGTCATCCCATCGAGTATAGGTCAATTGACCTCTTTGGAATCTCTTGATTTATCACATAATGAGCTTTCCAGTGAAATCCCAACTAGTTTGGCTAAAATAAGTTATCTAGGAGTATTGGATTTGTCGTATAATAACTTGTTCGGAAAGATTCCGGATGGCACTCAACTACAAAGTTTCGACATTTCAGCATACATGGGAAACCCTGGACTTTGTGGAGCACCACTACCTAAATGTGATGAAGATGAAGGGGCCATAACTCCAAAAAATATAGACAAAGAGCAGCCTAGCGATAACTTTATGCTAGGAGTGTACATAAGTGTGGTGCTTGGATTTATCTTTGGATTTTGGGGAGTCTGTGGTACTTTAGTTGTCAAAACATCTTGCCGACATGCCTTTTTCCGGTTCTATGATGACATCAAAGACCGGATTTATGTGATGGTGGTTGTGAATATAGCTAGAGTTTGCAGGAGAACTTGA